TtcaccttgctttatttttcttctcattttctgacATTATActgtatacatatttttcatcCTCTGTTCTGGCTCCATCCAGAATGTCACCTCTGTGTCAGCAAGAACttggtccattttttttttcttgcagcgTTATCCAGAGCacctggtacataataggtgctGTCACTTTCCATCTCAGCTTCAGGCATTCTTGGACATCATTTCCGGGGCCAGCTGCATTGCTGCAAAGAGACAAGCACACAGCTTTCTCCTGCTGGCTGGTAGGTGCACAGCAAACATGTATTGAATGTGTAGACTTTGTTTAACTCAGGGATTTCCAGATGGATCTGATTAGGGACCTTTTCCACACCCACCCGTTAAAATCCAGGAGAACGCACTTGAGGAATCGCCAGGAAATCAAAAGTCCTGACAGCTGTGGCCTCCTGAGATTCATTGTCTAAGGACGAGCTGCTCCCTTCTGAATGTGCTGACAACATGGCATCAGActgaaaaccaaaccaaatgcaCTGACTTGACCGCTCTCCATGACGGGGGACCCAAGCCCTGGGCCGGGCTGACCCTGGGGGCTGCCTCAGTTGGCCTTTGTTACACGGCCCGGCTGCTGTTTCCCTGAAGCCAGCTTTCTGTGAAGATGCCGCACAGACTTCTGGCGTTTGGTGAATTTTCTCTGAACGCACTTGTAGAAGTGAGTGTGAGGCTTATGCCAGGAGAAGCGCTTACTCAGGTCAGTTTTCTGTCCAACTGTGGCTTTGTCACAGCTGCactgccctcccttcctccctcccttccctccctcccttccttccctccctcccttctttccctccctccctccctccctcccttccttccctccctccctcccttccttccctccttccctccctcccttccttcccttcctccctccctttcttccctcccttccttccttccctccctccctgctgagGAGTCTGTGTCAAACCTGGTTGGAAGAGTAATTCCCAGGCCCAGATGTTTTCCTAACAAGCTCCAGTGGACAGGGAAGGGATGACAGGCACCGAGTCACCTTCTTATGTCAAGATTGGCAGCAGTGACTAAAGTGACtaaagggaagggagggatggagggatggagggaaggtcggaagggagggagggaaggaagggagggagggatggagggaaggtcgaaagggagggagggaaggagggaagaaaatgtggcacatatacaccatggaatactatgcagccataaaaaaggatgtttgtgtcctttgtagggacatggatgcagctggaaaccatcattctcagcaaactatcacaagaacagaaaacgaaacaccgcatgttctcactcataggtgggaactgaacaatgagatcacttggactcaggaaggggaacatcacacactggggcctatcatggggatgggggaggagggagggattgcattgggagttatacctgatgtaaatgacgagttgatgggtgctgacgagttgatgggtgcagcacaccaacctggcacaagtatacatatgtaacaaacctgcacgttatgcacatgtaccctagaacttaaagtataataataaaaaaaaaaatgattgggaggaaagaaaagaactagAGTCTTCTGGTTCTTagcttctcctttttttcctctccttcccttctctttcccttccttttcccttccctttcctttccctccctccctcccttccttccttcctctctccctccctccttccctccctgccttccttccctcccttccttccttcccccttctaTTTATCTTCCTTctatccttcttcctttttttccttttgtcttttcttttcttgtccaaggagaaagagagagtctTGAGGATGATAATGATAGCTCTGAATCGATAAACAAACAGGACAAATGTGCTTTGGGGAATTTTGACTGAAGGTGCCCTCCTGTTTTGACAGGTGGTTTTAACTCAATACTGCACAGAACTTCCTTGCCTCGAGGCACTATTTAGGACTCCAAACCTGTGGTTAAGGTTTCCAGCTAACattctttctgccttcattttagaAAGAGGTGAGTCTATGCTTTATATTGTGTATACCACATGTCCATTATAATCCtctgaataatattaataattttatgctTGATCATTTCCACACATACAAGCAGGAGTCCTAAATGCTATTTCCATTGCGCTCCTCTCTGTGGGAAGAGTCGTGAAGTGTTGAGGCCAAAGGGAGGCTGATCTCTAGTGAGTTGAAGATTGAGCTCTGTCTTGGTTTCCTATGAACTCTCtaataaattattacaaactTGGTGACCAATAACAACAGAGACttgttctctcacagttctggagggcagAAGCCCAAAATCATATCAACTGGCCTgacatcaaggtgtcagcagggggCTGCATCCTTCAGGGGCTCTAGGGGAGAATGCATCCCTTGCTTCTTCCTGATTCTGGTGTCTGCCAGCCTTCCTGGACTTGTAGATTcatcactcccatctctgcctctgggaTCACATTGCCTCCCCTCTTCTGTGTATATACTCTCCCCGTCTTTTGCTTGTGAGGACATTTGTGGTTGGCATTAAGGGCCCACCTGGCAAACCCAGGACAATCCCATCATCTtcaatccttaatttaatcacatctgcaaaaactTTAcccttgaggcaggagaatggcgtgaacccgggaggcggggcttgcagtgagctgagatccggccactgcactccagcctgggcaacagagccagactccgtctccaaaaaaaaaaaaacaaacaaacaaacaacaaaaaaaaaaactttaccttACAAGGTAATATTCACtggttccagggattagggtCTGATGCCTTTAGGAACCCCCAATCAGCCCACCCAAGCCTCACAACTCCTTCTCCCCCATGGAGGGTCTAGACTCGGGAGACACCCCAAAAGGTGTCTACCAGAAGCCAGATTGAGAGCTCTTCCAGAAAGTCATTTGTCAACTCATCTGGGTCCTTgctcttctcttctattttcctcCCATTTATCCTCTGGTTGGGAAGAAGCACAGGAAGTAACAGGAAAGCAAGCCCAGCCCAGAGACATGAGACGCAAAGAGCCACGGGTCGGCTCAGGACTGAGCCGGGGAATGGACCAGGCCTCTGGGTGTCCCATGCCACAAAGCCAATCCCAACATCTCGCCTTTTAATAATGCATTGCATAAGGAAAGTGAAAGTGTCGAACTTTAGTCACTGCTGCCAATCTTGACCTAAGAAGGTGACTCGGTGCCTGTCATCCCTTCCCTGTCCACCGGAGCTTGTTAGGAAAACATCTGGGCCTGGGAATTACTCTTCCAACCAGGTTTGACAGACTCCTCAGCAGGCTGGCTCCATGCCCACCAATAGCAGGAAGGCTTCCTTTGGACTTGGGTCTGTTTTCCCAGACACTCACTTCACGGTCAAGACCCTGACCCCAGAGGTCTTCATTCCCCTCCTACGTCCCATCTTCAACAGTGTGCGATCCCCTGGGCATTTCTTATTCATTGCACTGCTTTGCTGGGCTGCACAGACTCACTTTCCTCCTCCAGGGGGACATGCTCACCCACCCCCAACATTTACATAGCCTGTCAGTTCTGGGGGCAGAGGACAAGCTGCACTGAGCTCCCTCCTGGGCCAGTTCTCAGGAGGGGGAGATAGGAAGGATGCCTAGACAGGTAGAAAGCTGCTGTTCAAACAACCAGAACTTTATTATGGGCACATGGGTTGACAGGGCCAACCTCTGAACTTGAGAAGTGCAAGTCTTCATTCAAAGTCTGGAAAAGCTCTTTACACTGAGCTGTATGGGGAGTGTGTAACTCAGGCCTTGGAGCCAGGCAACCTGGGCTCAAACCCCAGCTCTACCGCTTACTAGCAGTGTGACACAGGGTGCTTACATTAACCTAAAGCCTCTGTGAACTGACCTGCAGAATGGCATTATTACAAGACTTGGGTCCAGAAGACATGGGGTGATGTGTGAAATGCTTAGCACAACACTGGGCATAACTATTCAGTacatattagctattattattgccatttttccCTAAGAAAGTCAGTATTGGAAGAGCTGCTAAAGTAACTCAGCACCCAAATGTaccacatataaaatattttattataaaaagctCCATTGCATGGCATTTCAAAAAGAACAGAACATTTCctacagttttccttttttttttgctgttatacAGAAGAGACTAGTTAAATGTACCAATTAAGACTATTATGCATCACATGCCTAAGTTCATCAGGCCTTAAGCCCTCAAAGAACGACAGCATCAGGGGCTCTGCGAGAGCAGCCACCTGAGCCTCACCGCTTAGTTCACAAAACAGCCCTGTGTCCTTTCTACAAAGCCAGGTCGTATTTCCTACCCACGGTTCAGGACTCCAGCGTAGACAGCAAACACAAAACTTGTTTCCTTTTTGAAACAAAACAGTCCTAttagaagcaaaacaaacaaccacaatCTAAACCAGCCGCGAGGAACCCTTTCCTAGCTGGAAAGGAGAATGTGTCGCCTGTGATTCGGAGCGAAGAGGATGGGGAGATGCCTGCGCCACACGCTTGAATGTGGTCCACAGATTCACCAGCTCCAAGGCAGCATCTCCTTCCAAAGCACCTGCAGCAGGAGGCTGTGTGGGGCAACAAAGTCACTCCTGATACAGAGAATCCCCCCCACCATCCAAATGGCTCCGTGCACAGCTGGCCCCTCCGCTTCTCAACCGTGGCTCACGTGGCTTTGTTAGAGTCTTGGGGGCGAAAGGTGTGAGAGACAGGAGGGAGCGTGGCTCAAGTGGGGCCATTCAATCAGGCGGCCGGGTGTCGGGGGCCTTCTCCTGGACTTCATCATACTGCGGTGGAGGAGTCAAAGGCTCTATCGAAGGAGGAGGGATGTTTTTGTCCGGGAGGTTGATCCTAAAGTCTTTGAGGTGAAGCTTTTCAGATTTAATCCTTCGAACTTTCAGCGGTTTCAGTCGTTTGGCCAACTTAGAGTTCTGCCTGTCAGGGGGGTTCCCAGGGCTGGCCTCCACATCTGCCCTGGTGGATGTGGGGGTGGTCTCGTCAAGCCCCGTCAGTGACTCATAGGATGGGAGAGAGATGCTCAGCCTCGGGTTCCGCTCCTCTCCCCTTGCTTCTGAGTAGTTTGTGTTCATCACTTCCTCGTAGCTGGGGACATAGTACCTTGaggcagcctcctcctcctcctcttcctcctggctgTAGGAAGACACACAGACAGGGAGAGTGTTAGCCTGCACACAAGTCATTCAAAATCCCAAAGAGATGGGCTCCAAAGAGTCCACACACAGCAGCCTTGTAAATAACAAATGGGTCTTAGAGGCAATAAAAGCGAACACTGCAAGTGTTTACTGTGAGCTAAAAGTGCTTAACAAATACGAAGCAATTTCAGACTCCTAACAACACTATGAGTTAAGTACTATTCATGCAGGATAGGTGAGTCCCCAAATTGGGGCTTAGCTTGGGAGGGATCTTGGCTTTATCCAGGAAGGAATTCAAGGGTGAGCCAGTGATGTTAGATCACATCCcttttggctgtttttttttttttttgagacagagtcttgctctgtcgcccagactagagtgcagtggtacgatctcagttcactgcaagctccgcctcccgggttcacgccattctcctgcctcagcctcccaagtagctgggactacaggcgcccgccaccacgcctggctaattttttgtatttttagtagagatggggtttcaccgtgttagccagaaaggtctctatctcctgatctcgtgatccacctgcctcagcctcccaaagtgctgggattacaggtgcgagccactgcgcccggcagacCACAATTCTTTATTGAAGGGCACTACTCCTTGTGGAGAAGGGCTAACTCATAGGCAGTACGCCTCGAGTCGGCCACATAGGGGCTCTTGGAAATTGTATGTATACCCACTTTTAGtcacatgcaaattaaggggtgggTTAATGCAAATTGAGGAGCAAGCTATTTAGAACTTCCTAGGAAAGGTCACTTCTGGGTCGTTACCATGGAAAGGGATGGTAACTGCCGGGTCGTTGTCATGGCaattgtaaactgtcatggcactggtgagaGTGTCCCATGCTGATGAGCAATGAGAGCAGCCAGGGATCACCCTCACTGCTGTTTGCTGGCtttggctagtttttttttttaaccttatctCATCTTGACCACATCCTGTTTTGGTCAGCAGGGTTATGACCAGAAAACAAGTCCTGCCTGTTTTCTATCTCACTATTACTTTACCCAATTTATAGATGGACTGAGATACATCAAGATTAAGTGACTTGGTCAGACCTTTAGGAAATGGGAGGGTAGGAAGTGAACACTATACTCTCAACTACTCCACCATGTTTTATCTGGGCGTTAAACCTCCTTTGCCTTATTTAAGCCTTTCCCACTTAGCGACATGCTGGGTGAGCTATTCCAATGCTCAGCTGGGTCCTTTGGCCAAAGGCAACACAAAAATGTACAAAGTTGCAACCAACTTTCAGTAAAATGGTTGTTCCCAGGTAGAGAAAGAATATCTGAAATATAACATTTATGTGTGTCTCAAATTATTCTGTCATTTTATCTTCCAAGTTTATCCCAAGACTCAAAAAGATCAGGTCCTCTCAGCCTTATTCTCATTTGACTGttgaaagagaaaaccaaaaagtCAGGATATTTTCTACGCATTTGTCAGAATTAACGCCACTAGCCACTTTTCAGGACCCTATACTTGAACTTGTGGCGTGATCATGGCCAACATCAGAAACCTCAAAGTCTGCCTTGgttttcctcccaccctcctttaGGAATGAACTCAAATGTGCTCACAGCTAGGGTGGGGAATGATGAGTGATTGATattcctgctttgttcttttctatatttctcaAGTTTTCTAGAATAAGCATGTGTGAttgttaattttaggtgtcaacttgactggccATGGTTGCCCGGATTAAACATTGTGAgagtgagggtgtttctggaagataTTAGCATTCAGCTCGGTGGGCTCTGTAAGGCAGATTCCCCTCCACAGTGTGGTGGCACCATGCAACCCACGGAGGTCCTAGATAGACCAAAAGTCAGAGCAAGCAGGAATTTGACTCATTTCTCCCTACCTCGCTGCTTGAGCGGGGAcatttcatttcatcttctccTGCTCTCAGCCTAGGATTTATACCCTCACCTCCCCTCGTTCTCAGTCAGGCCTTCAAACTCAGAATGAAGTATACCCATTGCTTTCCTGGGTCTGCAGCTTACAGATGGCACAGTGTGGGACTTTTTGGCTTCCGTAATCCCGGGAAccaattcctcataataaatctccattaaaaatatatatagatatcccCCTGGTTCTGTGTCTCCCGGAGAACCCTGGCCAATACAGCATGTATTATCTTATCAGAAAATGAGTTTAATTTGGGAATTGTATTTATACCCATTTACACCCACTTTCAATTACGTGCAAAAGTAAGAAGTGGGTTAATGCAAATTGAAGGGCAAGCTATTTAGAACATTCTAGGAAAGGGACGGTAACTTCCAGGTCATTcccatggaaaggggtggtaactggTAATATTGGAGGGCAGAAATCACTTCAATataatgagattttcttttttcttctggcgTACACCCACAAGGGGCATTGCTGAATCATTTGGTAGctctattttgagttttttgaagaacctctaaacttctccatagtggctgcactgatttccattcccaccattaatgtacaagggtttcctttaATCCATATTAAATTAAGAACAATTCCCTTCCCACTATAAAGATAAGAAATGCTTGTAGAAAATTCAAACAACACAGAAACatctaatgaagaaaagaaaaacatcccGAATCCTTCTACCTGGAGGCAAACCACTGTAACATTCTGGTGTACACCCTTCCTACCCCTCTCCGGTCCCACAGCCACAACATTTGATGGGACCAGAACCTGACCAAAGATGCTGTATTATATCCTCCTGTTCTCACTGTTGTGAATGTGGTCCCACATTACCAAATATAGATCAACAGTGGCTGCATAGAACGCCATTGAAGAGGTACGTCATCATTTAACTCGGTAGGTGGttttttaggttgtttctaaGTTTTTGTTATCCTAAACAATGATCTGATAAATATACTGGTACAAACTCTTTTGCACTTGTGGGACTGTCTCCCAGGGATAAACTCTTATAAATAGAATCAATATGCACATCTTCAGTACTGCCCCTTATGATGAAACTCTTGAGAAAGTTTCTGTCAGTCAACATTTCATCAGCAATCCATCTTCCCTACAACTCTCCAACAGTAGGGGCTGTCTATCTTGATCAATATgacaggcaaaaaataaaaataaaaaaagaaaagacatcctTTTGCTTGCATTGCATGGCTAATGAAGTTGAACATCTATTGGTTGAACATCTATGGAATATTCATAACCTTTGTCTGTTTCCCATTGGCATATTCATCTTACATATTCATTTGTGAGAGCTCTTTTTATAATAGGGATATCAACTATTGTCATATGTTCCCCAAGGTATCacttatcttttaaatttgttggtGGCATTTTTGCTCAAATGAAAAATTGCTTCCCAGCCATTTCAAATTAAAGCATACACACAGCATGCTGGGGTGAAGGGACAAGAAAATGTGCTGGCCACCCCAAGCCTTCTTCAGCGACCCTGGGCAGGTCAAAATGTTGGTTCACTTAagagtaatggcctccagctctatccaagttgctgcaagagacatttttttttctttttttttttttttgagatccactttgtcgcccaggctggagtgcattggcgctatctcagctcacagcaacctccactcccccaggttcaagcgattctcatgcctcagcgtcccaagtagctaggactataggcatgtgcctccacacccagctaattgttgtattcttagtagaaacggggtttcaccatgttggccaggctggtctcaaactcctgacctcaagtgattcacccgccttggcctcccaaagttctgggattacaggagtgagccactgcacctggcccaaaagacagtattttgttcctttttatggctgaatagtattccattatgtaaaaatattgtaataaaattttaaaaaaatcttggttTACCTGTAATCCATTTGTGCCATGCTGTTTGGGAAGCTCTGGTAGAAAAGTCTAAagttatctgtaaaatgataaaCTGTTTTGACAGAGCCTTCATGGGCGAACATGGGACAATAAAGCCTTGTAGATGACAGTCTTCTCACCACGGAAAAGTGTGAGCAtgtgcgtgcatgcgtgtgtgccCATCCCAGATCCGGGAAGGGAAGGGGACAGTCAGGCCTCACCTGTCTTCCTCCTGGGCGTGAGGCCCAGCGCCTGTCGGGTGCTGGACATGGGCCAGGTCCTCGCCCTGCTGCTGCTTCCTCTTGTCCCTGATACTCAGGCAGATggaaagcagcagcagcatcaccccAGCCCCGACCAGCACGTAGGCCACGGAGAAGGTCTTGCTCTTGAGGATGCCGCCACCCACCTCGGTCTTGTTGCTGCCCTGAGCTGTTGGCTTCTCGGCCGCGCTGAAGCCAGGTACCAGGTTCCACATGGCCATGATCACCCCAAGGACCAGCATCCCCAGGCCGATGGCAGTCAGTGCATAGTGGGAGCCGTTGGCCTTGGACTGGGCCATTGTGTCAGTGGGAGGAGGGCGAGGCCCAgttccaagaaagaaaataaatatataaaaagcagTAGTCACAACAAAAACCCCTTAAATGGACTCCACAAAATCTCTCGCCCCACACTAGAAAAATATCAGCTGAACTCCCGCGGGATGGTTCCAAGCAATCGCGAGACCTCCCGTGTGGATGGCTGTGGCGGAAGGGCCTGGAAGGAAAGCAGAAAGAGCAGAGAGGACCATCAGTTCCGATTCCAGACGCTTTGTGAACGTGGCGGCTCTGCTCTTGAAGGAGTTAAGCAGCAGCACCGAGCACGCCGGCTCTGGCTGGGCTTCGCCTTTGATGCATTCCAGATGTCTTACGTGCTCAGGCTCCTCGTGCCAGGCTGCAAGAAGGGAGGCCGCCCCCGCTACTCCCTGAAAAGGAAAAGCCAGACCTTTCCCTGCAGGAGGCCAGAAAGGTTGGAGCTCAGGTCATTAAAACATTGTGTGGAATTTAATGAAGTGCAGTAAAATCTCAGCTCTTGCTGGAGGCTGCTAGGAGAGTGAGCGATGGGATGAATGGGCTACAATCGATGGTTGTAACAGACTCACCTGGGGGACAGGGCCTCAGCTAATGGTATGACCAGGCCAAACAGCCTACTGTCATCTGTTCACCACCCTCAATGGCTCCCTATTTCCTGCAGGAGAAAATCCAGCTTCTTAGAATGATGCTGCTCATGGTGGCTTTAGCCTGGCTCCTGCCTCTCCTACTTCATCTCTCAGCCTGCCTTTCTTTGCACTACCGGCCCCCAACCACCCTCCAGAACTTCCGCATTTCTCTGGTCACCCGCAGCTCAGATGACCCTTTCATGTGCTCCCCAAAGCCTCCAGCAACCACTGTGGTGAGTCTCTTCCCATGAccacatcatcatcatctctaaGCCTGTCACACAGCAGGGACTCAAAAAATGTTTGCAGagttcactcctataatcccagcacttggggaggccgaggcggacggattacgaggtcaagagatcaagaccatcctgaccaacatggtaaaaccccatctctactaaaaatacaaaaaaaaaaaaaaaaaaaaattagctaggtgctgTGGCGCGTGctagtaatcccagctgcttgggaggctgaggcaggagaattgcgtgaacctgggaggtggaggttgcagtgagccgagattgtgccactgcactccagcctgggcgacagagcaagactccatctcaaaaaaaaaaaaataattgtttgcaGAGTCAATGTTGGATGAAATGAACAGAGGCCACATGAAGCCACGGAGCAAGACAAGCTTCTCTGAAGCCACATCGAGTTCTCCCTTTGTTAAAGGTGACAGAGGCCTGCACATTCTTCCTTTTAGCTCCTGTGCCTAGCTGGACAAAATAAACCTTCTTTCCACGAAGCAGCTCAGAGACCCTGCACTAAAGGGAGCAGCCAGCGGTCCTGAGATTCCACAGTATTCGTTGGTTGAGAGTAAGCCAGAGAAGCAGTCACTTAAGGCTTTAGGTTAGAACATTTTCAAGGACTAAGGAGGAGGAGCAAGCAATGCCCCCGTGCTTCCCCATACGTTATTCCTGTGACAGGAACCTTTGCAAAACAGTAAAATTTACAAGATGTTTAGCTGGGCAAGGTCTTGTTTTCAATTCTGCATTCTTTCCAGTCTCTCCAAAAGGATGGCTGACCAGGCTGCTTGAAATCTGATGCTGCAAAGATACTTTCTTGTGAAACCATGAGTTTATCCGAAATTGGCCACTTTGTTAAAAGATactctaaaaatatttgaaacaacatCCTTTATCAGCTTGaagtctgttctttctttttttcactcaacaaatatttcttgtgcCTCTAGCTACCTGCTAAGCAGCATGTCAGGCACTGGAGAAACAGCAGTGAGCAAGTTAAGGATTAGTAGAGCTTCTAGGCCAGCAGGAAAATGATCTATAGGGAATACCAATAAAGTGGGAAGGA
This region of Macaca fascicularis isolate 582-1 chromosome 1, T2T-MFA8v1.1 genomic DNA includes:
- the TMEM51 gene encoding transmembrane protein 51 isoform X1; the protein is MAQSKANGSHYALTAIGLGMLVLGVIMAMWNLVPGFSAAEKPTAQGSNKTEVGGGILKSKTFSVAYVLVGAGVMLLLLSICLSIRDKRKQQQGEDLAHVQHPTGAGPHAQEEDSQEEEEEEEAASRYYVPSYEEVMNTNYSEARGEERNPRLSISLPSYESLTGLDETTPTSTRADVEASPGNPPDRQNSKLAKRLKPLKVRRIKSEKLHLKDFRINLPDKNIPPPSIEPLTPPPQYDEVQEKAPDTRPPD